One bacterium genomic region harbors:
- a CDS encoding glycosyltransferase family 4 protein, with amino-acid sequence MKIAIVTPHFFNPSGIGTMCSNLASELVKKENMVEVFTFVIPERYRFNIPSSGVKVYAIRNMYAETLNLSQQRHKLRLITWIQTKLYRFLTLLNILKSMISRLPLSDVIHINGYTDLTIVGFLIGKIFNKPIILSFHGTDVWYYKKTFFDLFKRIVLHVNRITCVSKCLQDKLLNDTGAKSDVIPPMTSDCFLSQRGKRTNFLKHEFNADKILLNVKGLIPIYGHELLIRSLPDVLKKYPNLKLVLTGEGPLLEKLKQLVVTLCIKNNVVFAGFSSHEKLVDFYASSDIYVLSSKLESRANVVLESLSCGTPVITTNNPAGIELGNQYHGDVTLIREDTPQVLADTILKILDEGRKVKRSTIAKISNELNTRVIAQKFYDIYRNVTDMGAK; translated from the coding sequence ATGAAGATTGCCATAGTTACTCCTCACTTTTTTAATCCAAGTGGAATTGGAACGATGTGCAGTAATTTAGCATCAGAGCTGGTTAAGAAAGAGAACATGGTTGAGGTTTTTACTTTTGTTATTCCAGAAAGATATAGGTTTAATATACCGAGCAGTGGAGTAAAAGTATACGCAATAAGAAATATGTATGCTGAAACTCTAAATCTATCCCAGCAAAGGCATAAACTTCGCCTAATAACCTGGATACAAACTAAATTGTATCGATTTTTAACTTTATTGAATATTTTAAAATCAATGATATCAAGATTACCTCTGTCAGACGTTATTCATATAAATGGATATACTGATTTGACAATTGTAGGCTTTCTTATCGGAAAGATCTTTAATAAACCTATTATTCTGTCTTTTCATGGAACAGATGTTTGGTACTATAAAAAAACATTTTTTGATCTTTTTAAGAGGATTGTCCTACATGTAAATAGGATTACCTGCGTTAGCAAGTGCCTTCAGGATAAGTTATTAAACGATACAGGAGCCAAAAGTGATGTGATACCTCCTATGACCAGCGATTGTTTTCTATCTCAAAGAGGAAAACGTACAAATTTTCTAAAACATGAGTTTAATGCTGATAAAATACTCTTAAATGTTAAAGGACTAATACCAATATACGGACACGAACTTCTAATAAGAAGTTTACCAGATGTTCTTAAGAAATATCCTAATTTAAAATTAGTATTAACAGGAGAAGGTCCCTTGCTTGAGAAATTAAAACAGCTTGTTGTAACGTTATGTATTAAAAACAATGTGGTATTTGCAGGCTTTAGTAGCCATGAGAAGTTAGTGGATTTTTATGCATCCTCAGACATTTATGTCTTATCATCAAAATTGGAGTCCAGGGCTAATGTAGTCTTGGAATCATTATCATGTGGAACGCCGGTTATTACAACCAATAATCCTGCTGGCATTGAACTGGGCAATCAATATCATGGAGATGTTACTCTTATACGTGAAGATACTCCTCAGGTGCTTGCAGATACTATACTAAAAATATTGGATGAGGGTAGAAAAGTTAAAAGAAGCACAATTGCAAAAATTTCTAATGAACTGAACACACGGGTTATTGCACAAAAATTTTATGATATTTACAGAAATGTCACTGATATGGGGGCTAAATGA
- a CDS encoding FHA domain-containing protein codes for MRNKSLFLIVCQIVTLLFSSKNVFAVSKTELFIKDHPVKFGFSTFAIPVFIILLYIGISKIDKLIDIIIKFGQKQHAKEEEEEYKKIPRGLIEEEVALSLSPAELIWRKEGGESETYKLRPNIEFWIGRSEDNELILEDELVSKLHAKIRPQHEGYVLYDIHSYNGTKIKGKKVLKHILKNNDEINIGKQIINFNQKVGKPENKDAQLGAIKGKEVLVKYIVYAPGQPMLEKQAYAKNISESHICIRTDKYVPEIGTTIEMQIQFPNDEVINEILGNVLSCKQTSLKGEYELDIGFPGLLEEKQQIISSYIKNRL; via the coding sequence ATGCGAAATAAATCTTTATTCCTGATTGTTTGTCAAATTGTCACACTTTTATTTTCTTCGAAAAATGTTTTTGCAGTTAGTAAAACTGAACTGTTTATAAAAGACCATCCTGTTAAATTTGGTTTTTCTACCTTTGCTATACCCGTTTTTATTATTCTGCTTTATATCGGCATTTCAAAAATAGACAAATTGATTGATATAATAATAAAGTTTGGACAGAAGCAGCACGCTAAAGAGGAAGAAGAAGAGTATAAAAAAATACCCAGAGGCTTAATTGAAGAAGAAGTCGCTTTATCTCTTTCTCCTGCTGAGCTTATATGGAGAAAGGAGGGCGGGGAATCAGAAACATACAAATTGCGTCCAAACATAGAGTTCTGGATAGGAAGATCCGAAGATAATGAACTAATACTAGAAGATGAATTGGTATCCAAACTCCACGCAAAGATACGACCACAACACGAAGGCTATGTGTTATATGATATTCATTCCTATAATGGTACTAAGATTAAGGGGAAAAAAGTGCTTAAACATATATTAAAAAATAACGATGAAATAAACATAGGCAAGCAAATAATAAACTTTAATCAAAAAGTTGGCAAACCTGAGAACAAAGACGCACAACTAGGGGCTATAAAAGGTAAAGAGGTGCTTGTTAAGTATATTGTATATGCTCCAGGACAACCTATGCTTGAAAAGCAGGCATATGCCAAAAATATAAGTGAGTCTCACATTTGTATCAGAACAGATAAGTATGTGCCGGAAATAGGCACAACCATAGAAATGCAAATTCAATTTCCAAATGATGAAGTAATTAATGAAATACTAGGGAATGTCCTATCGTGCAAGCAAACATCGCTGAAAGGTGAATACGAACTAGACATTGGATTTCCAGGATTGCTAGAAGAAAAACAGCAGATCATCAGTAGTTATATAAAAAACAGGTTGTAG
- a CDS encoding glycosyltransferase family 39 protein, translating into MKLNEVEQKCDSVINSSLLLIALFAFLWIIRLLVLGSDSQLDIIGYMPADIGFDAHSARNKVLFGKWLIDDFNVIFVVPLYTYFIYLSFKFFGVGLWQINLVTAVGGCLTLIFVYRIAKEITSDKKFAIVATFIYGVNNIVLSYNRKGSTESLMFLFISGSLYFWLIGKHNRLYYFVSALCLVFGWLCKSYALAYILVIIGFFIYEAKMKLIKNPIKITFWFTSGLILSFIAYFLILVFPDYEKWKAMNGVCFSENVAHTPWLAIVNFMRFTINPSTLITGNVTILTPLFIFCVIIYLLNKTNKRPSFRSSSIERYSIIWIILACLPFTITNYISTRRFLILIIPISMLLTSFLFKNIDDKQFLDLIKNGFISVSSKVKKTIIIFIASLAILPTIRVVVLRVITLFNLVSESSDKLNMAMQGRLDTTIVVVSIIGIYGFISIIDRKKEHSRMKWYLYLVLFPVISAYLMPFLSKIMGLLLSRINIGEYPGVGPQTTAIMSVIIIGIVLIFFIPGIYKIILQGNKNLIKTAFSVGIVIYLFSNLFIDIMPLIRPKYELLKISRDLNRYFEKGTPVLGLEADTLCMETKAFSFSPWGWKEADKNMRGIQKLNANLMERFRPEYMIIVDADTKYDIYPKCTQKMKSYNLLKVKEYTLDNGVIELFKVLYNKK; encoded by the coding sequence ATGAAACTTAATGAAGTAGAACAAAAATGTGATTCTGTAATTAATTCGTCCCTTTTACTTATCGCGCTCTTTGCATTTCTATGGATAATCAGGTTGCTTGTATTGGGCTCGGATAGCCAATTAGATATAATTGGCTATATGCCGGCAGATATTGGATTTGATGCCCATAGCGCCAGAAACAAAGTTTTGTTTGGTAAATGGTTAATAGATGATTTTAATGTAATTTTCGTAGTTCCTTTATATACATATTTTATTTATTTATCGTTCAAATTTTTTGGGGTTGGTTTATGGCAGATTAATCTTGTCACTGCTGTGGGTGGTTGTCTGACATTAATATTTGTCTATCGCATTGCAAAAGAAATAACAAGTGATAAAAAATTTGCTATTGTTGCAACATTTATTTACGGAGTAAATAACATAGTTTTGAGCTACAATAGAAAAGGTTCCACCGAAAGTTTAATGTTTCTTTTTATTTCCGGTTCGTTATATTTTTGGTTAATTGGTAAACATAACAGGTTATATTACTTTGTATCAGCCTTGTGTTTGGTTTTTGGTTGGCTCTGTAAATCCTATGCACTTGCATATATCTTAGTGATAATTGGGTTTTTTATATATGAAGCGAAAATGAAGCTGATAAAAAATCCTATAAAAATTACGTTTTGGTTTACATCAGGATTAATACTTTCTTTTATAGCATATTTTCTTATTCTAGTTTTCCCTGACTACGAAAAATGGAAGGCAATGAATGGTGTTTGCTTTTCAGAAAATGTAGCTCATACACCCTGGCTGGCTATAGTGAATTTTATGCGCTTTACAATCAATCCAAGTACATTGATTACGGGTAACGTTACAATCCTAACGCCTCTTTTTATCTTTTGCGTAATAATTTATTTACTCAACAAAACCAATAAGAGACCTTCTTTTAGATCATCTTCTATTGAGCGATACTCGATAATATGGATTATATTGGCATGTCTTCCTTTTACGATTACTAACTATATATCTACCAGGAGATTTCTTATATTGATTATACCCATTTCGATGTTATTGACATCTTTTTTGTTTAAAAACATAGACGATAAGCAATTTTTAGATCTAATAAAAAACGGTTTTATTTCAGTAAGTTCCAAAGTCAAAAAAACAATTATTATTTTCATAGCATCTTTAGCAATACTTCCTACAATAAGAGTTGTAGTTTTGAGGGTTATTACATTATTTAATTTAGTCTCTGAGAGTTCGGATAAACTCAATATGGCCATGCAAGGACGGCTGGATACTACAATAGTAGTTGTAAGTATTATCGGCATTTACGGTTTTATTTCCATTATTGATAGAAAAAAAGAACATTCTAGAATGAAGTGGTATTTGTATTTAGTTTTATTTCCTGTAATAAGTGCATATTTAATGCCTTTTTTATCAAAAATAATGGGGCTTCTTTTATCTAGAATCAATATTGGAGAGTATCCAGGTGTTGGGCCGCAGACAACGGCAATTATGTCTGTAATAATTATTGGGATAGTGTTAATCTTTTTCATTCCCGGAATTTACAAGATTATCCTGCAGGGAAATAAAAATCTAATAAAGACTGCTTTTTCAGTAGGGATTGTAATTTACCTGTTTTCTAATTTATTTATAGATATAATGCCACTGATTAGGCCCAAATATGAACTCTTAAAGATATCTAGAGATTTAAACAGATATTTTGAGAAAGGAACACCTGTGTTAGGTCTTGAGGCTGATACTCTTTGTATGGAAACGAAAGCATTTAGCTTTTCTCCATGGGGTTGGAAGGAGGCAGATAAAAATATGAGAGGTATCCAGAAACTAAATGCTAATCTAATGGAACGTTTTAGGCCCGAATATATGATAATAGTGGATGCTGATACCAAATATGATATATATCCAAAATGCACACAAAAAATGAAATCATACAACTTACTAAAAGTAAAAGAATATACACTGGATAACGGTGTAATAGAGTTATTTAAGGTTTTGTACAATAAGAAATAG
- a CDS encoding B12-binding domain-containing radical SAM protein, producing the protein MKIKFLFINAIDSSKKVETKYPPLGIGYLISSLRTYFGRDEIIFKVICDNVEEEMIDFKPDIVGISSVSQNYNKAITCAKIAKKYKLPVIVGGVHISMMPSSLTSNMDVGVIGEGEVTICGLLESFIKEGRFLRTNLKKIKGVIYWNDDNTIAASAERELIPFLDKLPPPARDLFDIQPRTYMFTSRGCPYHCSFCASSLFWNKVRFFSAEYVVNEIEYLINEYNVKHINFYDDIFSVDVKRIKKIISIFRERGYLGKVDFSCAIRANMVNDEVIRLLKEMGVRSISMGLESGSDKILKYLKRDSIDVRKNENAIRIIKKHGISVSGSFIIGAPEEDKEDILKTLKFISKSKLDGFDVYVLTPFPGTLVWDYAISKGLVNEKMDWGKLNVNFSDNYNSAVILSEKLTRKKIHKLFLQFRYERRKIGMYKLFKKGVKNPLKIPWFLTKKISAALRNRL; encoded by the coding sequence ATGAAAATCAAGTTCCTGTTTATAAACGCAATTGACTCTTCTAAAAAGGTTGAAACAAAATATCCTCCCTTAGGTATTGGGTATCTAATTAGTAGCCTGAGAACATATTTTGGCAGAGATGAGATTATATTTAAGGTAATATGCGATAACGTAGAAGAAGAGATGATAGATTTTAAACCAGATATCGTTGGAATTAGTTCAGTGAGCCAAAATTACAATAAAGCAATTACTTGTGCAAAAATCGCAAAAAAATATAAACTGCCAGTGATTGTTGGAGGAGTGCATATTTCAATGATGCCTTCTTCATTGACTTCAAATATGGATGTTGGAGTTATAGGAGAAGGAGAGGTTACTATATGCGGATTATTGGAATCTTTTATCAAGGAAGGAAGGTTCCTCAGGACGAATCTGAAAAAGATTAAGGGAGTAATATATTGGAACGATGACAATACAATTGCTGCTTCAGCTGAACGAGAGTTAATCCCTTTTCTAGATAAACTTCCTCCTCCTGCACGGGATTTATTTGATATCCAGCCCAGAACATATATGTTCACTAGCAGAGGCTGTCCGTATCACTGCTCTTTTTGTGCATCCTCACTATTTTGGAATAAGGTTAGATTCTTTTCGGCTGAATATGTTGTAAATGAAATTGAGTATTTAATTAATGAATATAACGTTAAACACATCAATTTTTATGATGATATATTCTCAGTCGATGTAAAAAGAATAAAAAAGATAATAAGTATTTTTAGAGAAAGGGGTTATCTGGGTAAAGTGGATTTCAGTTGTGCAATCAGAGCCAATATGGTAAATGACGAGGTAATCCGATTATTAAAAGAGATGGGAGTAAGATCTATTAGCATGGGATTAGAATCGGGTTCTGATAAAATTCTTAAGTATCTTAAAAGAGATAGTATAGATGTTAGGAAAAATGAGAATGCCATCAGAATAATCAAGAAACACGGGATATCAGTATCTGGCAGTTTTATAATCGGGGCTCCTGAAGAGGATAAAGAAGATATTTTGAAAACACTAAAATTTATTTCAAAAAGCAAATTAGATGGATTTGATGTCTATGTTTTAACCCCTTTTCCTGGAACTTTGGTCTGGGACTACGCAATTTCTAAAGGTTTAGTTAACGAGAAAATGGATTGGGGGAAGTTAAATGTAAATTTTAGTGATAATTATAATTCTGCTGTAATCTTGTCAGAAAAATTGACAAGAAAGAAAATACACAAGTTGTTTTTGCAATTTAGATATGAGAGAAGGAAAATAGGAATGTATAAATTATTTAAAAAAGGGGTTAAAAACCCATTGAAAATTCCATGGTTCTTAACTAAAAAAATCAGTGCTGCCCTCAGAAATAGATTATGA
- a CDS encoding glycosyltransferase family 39 protein: MNVIKVYKIELLIFIVLVISYGYFFRKIDWNSGTRLDLVWSIAEHHSLSIDAYHENTGDKAFYKGHFYTDKAPGISFLGVPFYFVASKILRFCSSSSAFVDYIFKIYIPTFFVVIIPSAIMGVIFYKTINMFLSNIRLSILGTMSYSLGTIVFFYSNMFYAHHVAGFLFFTALYILIKSENIKKIDKSKIFFSGYLLGLAILCEYPMVLFAVFVFIYLFTVTKSIKKLIYLAIPVCLAIIILGIYHYACFDNPLKTGYNYEYSHYFAKYHAQGISGIKLPKLSRIIKLTFGLKRGIFMMHPFLLFAFPGAYFGLKSKRKREFLFFISISAAVILFYSSFKFFAERFLITAIPFLCILAIYAVKKLKSKIWIFTFTVLAAISTVSMLLVTGRDILSKQLNDMFYQNIFRYLSEPSYFEDNLFSILSEKTGMLTLIPIIVIWVICIIAFCKINKQAKNK; encoded by the coding sequence ATGAATGTTATAAAAGTCTACAAGATTGAACTTTTAATTTTTATTGTTCTCGTTATATCCTATGGCTACTTCTTCAGGAAAATTGACTGGAATAGTGGGACCAGACTGGACCTAGTCTGGTCAATAGCTGAGCACCACTCACTTAGCATTGATGCATATCACGAAAATACAGGAGACAAGGCATTCTATAAAGGACATTTTTACACGGACAAAGCTCCAGGAATTTCATTCCTTGGCGTGCCATTTTATTTTGTAGCATCAAAGATCTTAAGATTTTGCAGTTCATCTTCAGCTTTCGTTGATTATATATTCAAAATTTATATTCCAACTTTTTTTGTAGTTATAATCCCCTCAGCAATAATGGGGGTAATCTTTTACAAAACAATTAATATGTTTCTCAGCAATATTAGATTGTCTATCTTAGGAACTATGAGTTATAGCCTTGGAACTATTGTCTTTTTTTACTCAAATATGTTTTACGCACACCACGTTGCAGGTTTTCTTTTTTTTACAGCACTTTATATTTTAATTAAGAGCGAAAATATCAAAAAAATTGATAAATCTAAAATTTTCTTTAGCGGTTATTTATTAGGATTAGCTATTTTATGCGAGTATCCAATGGTCCTTTTTGCTGTATTTGTTTTTATTTATCTATTTACAGTTACTAAGTCAATAAAAAAACTTATCTATCTAGCTATTCCTGTATGTTTAGCCATTATAATACTTGGTATATATCACTACGCCTGCTTTGATAATCCTTTAAAAACAGGTTACAACTATGAATATTCTCATTACTTTGCAAAATACCATGCTCAGGGAATTAGCGGCATCAAGCTTCCTAAGTTGAGTAGAATTATTAAGTTAACGTTCGGTCTAAAAAGGGGGATATTTATGATGCATCCTTTTCTACTGTTTGCTTTTCCAGGGGCTTATTTTGGGTTAAAAAGCAAAAGAAAGAGAGAATTTTTATTTTTTATTAGTATTTCAGCAGCTGTGATACTATTCTATTCTTCATTTAAATTTTTTGCAGAACGTTTTCTAATAACAGCTATTCCATTTCTATGTATTCTGGCGATATATGCAGTAAAAAAACTAAAATCAAAGATATGGATATTTACTTTTACTGTTTTGGCAGCTATATCAACTGTTTCTATGCTTCTTGTAACCGGAAGAGATATCCTTTCAAAACAGTTGAATGATATGTTTTATCAGAATATATTTCGCTATTTATCCGAGCCATCATATTTTGAGGATAATTTGTTTTCAATATTATCCGAGAAGACAGGAATGTTGACACTCATACCCATTATAGTTATCTGGGTTATATGTATAATAGCTTTTTGTAAAATCAATAAACAGGCAAAAAACAAATAG
- a CDS encoding oligosaccharide flippase family protein gives MKFIGQNQLKRTLIKNTGFMFGGDIATKIFRLLIVLILGKMLSANEYGQLFEAMAVVLVITELIDVRIGEAVTKFATDYLVKNQKNKVLSIIKIGYFVDALLGILCFCIIVLIGDIVAQKVFHGHVSSRLIKIYALSPLLSTVNGTSLAIIQTFKKFKIMSVFNALSAFARFVFPVSLVSLGLEYIMFGYVLAAFIPTVCLSVVVLKLIKTQFKEIKASNITPEMKKILPFTFHTTISVTFKSVIREMDVVLLGFFKSPEIVAYYKIALAYVNTLGFVTGPVGTVIYPTLTSLWAEKNISLYKKILRKISSVMIFVSGAGAAIMVIAGPHIFRIWKPVYLNSMPAIRVMIFAVILSNIFCWMRSTILSAGKPYISTISNMGGAIALILASFLLVPWLGLIGMAITYVLVYTAIISIALIMLRKSVFNYEF, from the coding sequence TTGAAATTCATAGGACAGAATCAGCTTAAGAGAACATTGATCAAAAATACTGGTTTTATGTTTGGAGGTGATATTGCAACAAAAATCTTCAGACTATTGATAGTTCTTATTCTTGGCAAGATGTTATCTGCCAATGAATACGGGCAGCTATTTGAGGCGATGGCAGTAGTTCTTGTAATAACCGAGCTTATTGACGTTAGAATTGGGGAAGCAGTTACAAAGTTTGCAACAGATTACCTCGTAAAAAACCAGAAGAATAAAGTTCTAAGTATCATTAAAATAGGATATTTTGTAGATGCGCTTTTAGGAATACTGTGCTTTTGTATTATTGTGTTGATTGGCGATATTGTAGCGCAAAAGGTATTTCACGGTCATGTGTCCTCAAGACTAATAAAAATATATGCTTTGTCTCCTCTTCTCTCAACAGTGAATGGTACCTCTCTTGCAATAATTCAAACATTTAAAAAATTTAAGATAATGAGTGTATTCAACGCATTAAGCGCATTTGCAAGGTTCGTTTTTCCTGTCAGCCTTGTTAGTTTAGGCTTAGAGTATATAATGTTTGGTTATGTTCTGGCAGCTTTTATACCTACAGTCTGTTTATCAGTTGTTGTATTGAAGCTTATAAAGACACAATTCAAGGAAATCAAAGCATCAAATATTACGCCTGAAATGAAAAAAATTCTGCCATTTACCTTTCACACAACGATTTCTGTTACTTTTAAATCTGTTATCAGAGAAATGGATGTAGTACTGCTGGGATTTTTTAAGTCACCGGAAATAGTTGCCTATTACAAAATAGCTCTTGCGTATGTCAACACACTCGGATTTGTAACAGGTCCTGTTGGCACAGTTATTTACCCAACTTTAACCTCTCTATGGGCAGAGAAAAATATTTCACTCTATAAAAAAATATTACGAAAAATAAGCAGTGTAATGATTTTTGTATCCGGTGCTGGAGCTGCTATTATGGTTATTGCAGGTCCACATATTTTTAGAATATGGAAACCGGTATATCTTAATTCAATGCCTGCAATACGAGTAATGATATTTGCTGTTATACTATCAAATATTTTCTGCTGGATGAGGTCTACAATTTTATCTGCGGGTAAGCCGTATATATCTACGATTAGCAATATGGGCGGCGCCATTGCGCTTATTCTCGCATCATTTTTGCTGGTTCCGTGGCTGGGACTCATTGGTATGGCGATTACTTATGTGCTGGTCTATACTGCGATAATTTCAATTGCATTAATAATGCTTAGAAAGTCTGTTTTTAATTATGAATTCTAA
- a CDS encoding glycosyltransferase family 4 protein has translation MNSKLINKIRSKLKIAVKDSLIYPANIRFPMERANAIQIVNTCYALASKGVRVYLLVRKMNNRTTEECLGFYGLKPHTNLHIIRLPVLNIHIHLIWNYSFYFLCFLTIFFLSAFKNVKKIYLREIGIARYLLRLKNLLRYELLYEAHTIQSMEQKERGKLLFDGTTPNANRLRKISKREREVLISADKLIAISESLKDAIQKYLGISRKIATIPDGALIPDVSERGFSKRPSSRNIIYVGQLYPWKGVDILIKALKEIPDAMLTIVGGLSYEKDVYRLKKFAKEITVENRVQFVGFVPHRDIKKYLKEADVGVIPLTDNVMSRYFTSPLKLFEYMAAGLPIVASDLPTIREMLIDHKNAVLVKPGDSKDLAQGIKELLDNHELANKLSQKAYEDVKQYSWDVRAERIVKVIGEN, from the coding sequence ATGAATTCTAAATTAATAAACAAAATTAGATCTAAATTAAAAATCGCTGTCAAAGACAGCTTAATCTATCCGGCAAATATCAGATTCCCAATGGAACGAGCCAATGCTATTCAGATAGTGAATACATGCTATGCTCTGGCAAGTAAAGGCGTAAGAGTATATCTATTAGTAAGGAAAATGAATAATAGAACCACTGAAGAGTGTCTGGGATTTTATGGATTGAAGCCTCACACTAATTTGCATATAATCAGGTTGCCTGTTTTGAATATCCACATACATCTTATTTGGAATTACTCATTCTATTTCCTGTGTTTTTTAACCATATTTTTTCTCTCAGCATTCAAGAATGTTAAAAAGATATACTTGCGTGAGATTGGTATAGCAAGGTATCTGTTGAGACTTAAAAATTTATTAAGATACGAATTATTATATGAAGCGCATACGATACAGTCCATGGAACAAAAAGAAAGGGGAAAATTACTATTTGATGGAACTACCCCTAACGCGAACAGATTGAGAAAAATCTCAAAAAGAGAAAGAGAAGTTCTAATAAGTGCAGATAAACTAATAGCAATTTCTGAGAGTTTAAAGGATGCTATACAGAAATATCTTGGCATTTCTAGAAAAATTGCCACAATACCTGATGGAGCGTTAATTCCCGATGTTTCAGAGAGGGGTTTTTCTAAGAGACCAAGTAGCAGAAATATAATCTATGTCGGACAATTATACCCATGGAAAGGAGTTGACATTCTAATAAAGGCATTAAAGGAAATACCAGATGCCATGCTGACAATTGTTGGTGGACTTTCTTACGAAAAGGATGTGTACAGGCTGAAAAAGTTTGCAAAAGAAATTACGGTAGAAAACAGGGTACAATTTGTAGGATTTGTTCCTCACAGAGATATAAAAAAATATTTAAAGGAGGCAGATGTTGGAGTTATTCCATTAACAGACAATGTAATGAGCAGATATTTTACTTCTCCTTTGAAGCTGTTTGAGTATATGGCAGCAGGATTACCAATAGTTGCATCTGATCTCCCAACAATAAGAGAAATGCTCATAGATCACAAAAATGCTGTGCTGGTTAAGCCGGGGGACTCAAAAGATCTAGCGCAAGGAATCAAAGAACTGCTTGATAATCACGAACTTGCAAACAAGTTATCGCAAAAAGCTTATGAAGATGTTAAGCAGTATAGCTGGGATGTGAGAGCAGAAAGAATAGTAAAGGTAATTGGTGAAAACTAG
- a CDS encoding radical SAM protein, translating into MVLFYLLKRLRNKLHSINVNRKLKVLHSWGTGRTFKLPEEICIELTRRCNLRCSMCYQQHNQIRAEDELSLEEIKNIFDKLKLRTINLVGGEIFIRKDILDILNYFAERGIVIQNLTTNATLINEEKALHLARLIKARVIRNISLSFDGKEETHDIIRRAKDAFKRAFNGAERLLTSLNALGINTDKCVHINSVISKTNVKSFDECLDVAKELSIKNVVFNHLIYNTAEDLNKSAEMTGNPELGLFDTCSEEQSIQLEEFSLLLSTWQKALKKAGKLEINMHSRPVSKLEHIKDYYRHDYNPRGVCTYPFFICRINSDGTVPFCLLMQHKMGNIRNKSLISIWNNTEFKRMRKKLLSGIYPVCKRCCKLVTY; encoded by the coding sequence ATGGTCTTATTCTATCTTCTAAAAAGGCTCAGGAATAAACTTCACAGTATTAATGTTAATAGGAAATTAAAAGTTCTACATTCATGGGGAACAGGAAGAACCTTTAAATTGCCTGAAGAGATTTGTATTGAACTTACAAGAAGATGTAATCTCAGATGCTCAATGTGTTATCAGCAACACAATCAGATTCGTGCTGAAGACGAATTATCCTTAGAAGAAATAAAGAATATATTCGATAAGTTAAAACTAAGAACTATAAACCTTGTTGGAGGGGAAATTTTTATTCGCAAGGATATTCTCGATATTCTGAATTATTTTGCTGAGAGAGGGATAGTCATCCAAAACTTAACAACAAATGCTACTTTAATAAATGAAGAAAAGGCTTTACATTTAGCTCGTCTTATTAAAGCCAGAGTAATCCGTAACATTTCTTTATCCTTTGATGGGAAAGAGGAGACACACGATATAATACGAAGGGCTAAGGATGCATTTAAACGCGCATTTAATGGAGCTGAAAGACTTCTAACCTCATTAAATGCTCTTGGCATAAATACGGATAAGTGTGTGCACATTAATTCAGTAATCTCAAAGACTAATGTAAAATCTTTTGATGAGTGTCTTGATGTTGCAAAAGAACTTAGCATAAAGAACGTTGTATTTAATCACCTTATCTACAATACTGCTGAGGACTTGAATAAATCCGCAGAGATGACTGGGAATCCAGAATTAGGGCTATTTGATACATGTTCAGAAGAGCAAAGTATTCAGTTAGAGGAATTTTCTCTGTTATTAAGTACATGGCAGAAAGCTCTGAAAAAGGCTGGCAAGCTTGAAATAAATATGCACTCACGACCTGTGAGTAAACTAGAACATATTAAAGATTACTACAGACATGATTATAATCCCAGAGGCGTTTGCACATATCCGTTTTTTATATGCAGAATAAATTCCGATGGAACCGTGCCTTTTTGTCTCCTAATGCAGCATAAAATGGGTAATATTCGAAATAAATCTCTTATATCTATATGGAACAATACTGAATTCAAGAGAATGAGAAAAAAACTTTTATCTGGAATCTACCCAGTATGCAAAAGATGTTGCAAACTAGTTACTTATTAA